One window of Marinomonas primoryensis genomic DNA carries:
- a CDS encoding PAS domain-containing hybrid sensor histidine kinase/response regulator produces MNLSHAFNREEHDQTVIDCFLQMWRYSADLMFIMAVEEDDEFSLYDNNPASKTVMGLEEGAEIHRLNLRMQFGDEMAEQVYATYRQVLQAKTPISIEQTGVRGDGSRIYFDTLFVPIFDELGKPIFVCGVSRDITKIKDAESVALKANEKLLEYSVALETINQDLDRKVQERTKELESAKRTVEESLEAKSSFVARMSHEIRTPINAVIGLSHLSLKTSLNDEQQDCMNKILASGEVLLSLVNDVLDFSKIEAGKMSIETVPFSPRLIVQHAINMNTTKAQEKKLALTVDISASLPPMLLGDPLRIQQVLVNLVTNAVKFTERGGVCVRVYSDTNNGQGVLLRCDVIDTGIGISKTNIKQLFQSFQQADDSITRVFGGTGLGLTISRQLCDIMGGDIWVNSEIGHGSTFSFTLPLNVSSSLSLSIDPTLNEENNIPDLSQYNLLLAEDNLINQKVILGYLDDTSINVDVAGNGEDAINKLDSKNYDIVLMDIQMPIMDGLTATRHIRSSSVYGNIPIIAMTAHVSEDAKKQSAQAGMNAHLDKPIKKIDLYKTLQKHLHAETQDNPLKMNDLFVSNQDSSYVEVLSKMSSIDTLDIKGAINNLGGKTSLYLDLVTAFYNKYKVFTIDRCLESNIVDIIHSLKSNSAYIGAFDLSLHCSELERNIQNNMISSKLLERLVQTVNKLAYELEKVLIPYNSLINSDEGDRTFCADELASKLEVIVPLLKKSDFFVENHFSLLRKMVRGTKYALDIEHLIFDIKDVEFEVAAVKASQLIFELQGN; encoded by the coding sequence ATGAATTTAAGCCATGCTTTTAATAGAGAAGAGCACGATCAAACCGTAATCGATTGTTTTTTACAGATGTGGCGGTACTCTGCTGATTTGATGTTTATTATGGCTGTCGAAGAGGACGATGAGTTTTCTTTATACGACAATAATCCTGCTTCAAAAACAGTCATGGGACTTGAAGAAGGTGCTGAGATACACAGGCTAAATTTGCGTATGCAATTTGGTGATGAAATGGCGGAACAGGTCTATGCGACATACCGTCAAGTACTTCAAGCTAAAACCCCTATATCTATCGAACAAACTGGTGTGCGTGGAGACGGCAGTCGTATTTATTTTGATACTTTGTTTGTACCTATCTTTGATGAGTTAGGTAAGCCCATTTTTGTTTGTGGTGTGAGTCGCGATATTACCAAAATAAAAGACGCAGAATCGGTGGCATTAAAAGCCAATGAGAAACTTCTTGAATACAGCGTCGCGCTTGAAACGATAAATCAAGACCTTGACCGAAAAGTACAAGAACGAACCAAAGAATTAGAAAGTGCGAAGCGTACCGTAGAGGAATCATTGGAAGCCAAGTCCTCCTTTGTCGCCAGAATGAGCCATGAAATACGCACACCTATTAACGCGGTAATAGGATTAAGTCACTTAAGTCTTAAAACATCTTTAAATGATGAACAACAAGACTGTATGAATAAAATATTAGCCTCTGGTGAAGTTCTGCTTAGTCTTGTTAACGATGTGCTGGATTTTTCGAAGATCGAAGCGGGAAAAATGAGCATAGAAACCGTACCTTTTTCTCCTAGGTTGATTGTTCAGCATGCGATCAATATGAACACAACTAAGGCTCAAGAAAAAAAGCTGGCGTTGACAGTCGATATTTCTGCGTCACTACCGCCCATGCTCTTGGGTGATCCATTACGGATACAACAAGTGTTGGTCAATCTGGTAACGAATGCGGTTAAATTTACTGAACGCGGTGGTGTTTGCGTGCGCGTTTATTCTGATACCAATAATGGTCAAGGTGTTTTGTTAAGGTGCGATGTGATTGACACGGGTATAGGGATATCAAAAACGAATATAAAACAGCTCTTTCAATCGTTTCAGCAGGCAGACGACAGTATTACTCGGGTGTTTGGTGGAACCGGATTGGGTTTAACGATATCTCGTCAACTCTGTGACATTATGGGGGGCGACATTTGGGTAAACAGCGAAATAGGTCACGGCTCAACCTTCAGTTTCACGTTACCTCTTAATGTTTCGTCAAGCTTATCGCTTTCTATTGATCCAACGTTAAATGAAGAAAATAACATTCCTGATTTATCTCAATATAATTTGTTATTGGCAGAAGATAATCTAATAAATCAAAAAGTTATTCTAGGGTATCTAGATGATACGTCTATTAATGTAGACGTGGCAGGAAACGGCGAAGACGCCATTAATAAATTAGATAGTAAGAATTATGATATCGTTTTGATGGATATTCAAATGCCCATTATGGATGGATTAACAGCTACAAGACATATTAGATCGTCTAGTGTATATGGAAATATCCCCATTATTGCGATGACGGCCCATGTGTCTGAAGACGCAAAAAAGCAGTCTGCTCAGGCAGGTATGAATGCGCATTTAGATAAGCCAATTAAAAAAATCGATTTGTACAAAACTTTACAAAAACACTTACATGCAGAAACACAAGATAATCCCTTAAAAATGAATGATTTGTTTGTCTCTAATCAGGATTCCTCGTATGTTGAGGTATTGTCTAAAATGTCATCAATCGATACATTAGACATCAAAGGTGCAATAAACAATCTTGGTGGGAAAACAAGTCTATACCTCGATTTAGTAACGGCTTTTTATAATAAATACAAAGTGTTTACTATAGACAGATGTTTAGAAAGTAATATTGTCGATATTATTCATTCATTAAAATCGAACTCAGCTTATATTGGAGCCTTTGATTTATCACTACATTGTTCTGAATTAGAGCGAAATATTCAGAACAATATGATCAGTTCAAAATTACTTGAACGTCTCGTTCAGACAGTAAATAAATTAGCTTATGAGCTAGAAAAAGTCTTAATACCTTATAATTCTTTGATTAACAGTGATGAAGGAGATCGGACGTTTTGTGCCGATGAACTGGCCAGTAAACTGGAAGTGATCGTCCCCTTGCTAAAAAAATCAGACTTCTTTGTAGAAAATCATTTTAGCCTATTGCGTAAGATGGTGAGAGGCACAAAGTATGCTTTAGATATTGAACACTTAATTTTTGATATAAAAGATGTCGAGTTTGAGGTTGCCGCTGTTAAAGCATCTCAGCTTATTTTCGAGCTTCAAGGTAATTAA
- a CDS encoding lipocalin family protein, which translates to MKYVVWIMSILLAGCTSAPKNIDPVTQFQLERYLGTWYEIARQDHAFEEGLSNVTATYSMRDDGGVAVSNRGYSADDKEWREATGRAYFVNSSDVGHLKVSFFGPFYGAYVIFELDKKDYQYAMVSGPNRDFFWLLSRTPTMPKDVKQRLFAKAEKLGFQMDKLVNVVQTETIIQ; encoded by the coding sequence ATGAAATATGTTGTTTGGATTATGTCGATTCTATTGGCGGGTTGTACTAGTGCGCCTAAAAATATTGATCCTGTTACTCAATTTCAGTTAGAGCGTTATTTAGGAACCTGGTATGAAATTGCTCGGCAAGATCATGCGTTTGAGGAGGGTCTGTCGAATGTAACCGCCACGTATTCTATGCGAGATGATGGTGGTGTGGCGGTATCAAATAGAGGCTATTCAGCAGACGATAAAGAATGGCGAGAAGCCACAGGGCGAGCATATTTTGTCAATTCTTCTGATGTTGGGCATTTAAAAGTGTCTTTCTTTGGGCCATTTTATGGTGCTTATGTGATCTTTGAATTGGATAAAAAAGACTACCAATACGCCATGGTGTCAGGCCCTAATCGAGATTTTTTTTGGTTATTATCAAGAACACCTACGATGCCAAAAGACGTAAAGCAAAGACTGTTCGCAAAAGCAGAGAAGCTAGGCTTTCAGATGGATAAACTGGTTAATGTGGTGCAAACCGAGACCATAATTCAGTAA
- a CDS encoding glycoside hydrolase, with amino-acid sequence MTKVDARFLSFSIDISVLAGGFWWEGSKGTQRGLGTQRVEPLDLNQPKLDQLIKALGPAYVRVGGSEADKVHYFTSLKNASTEQPDPLVLTKEMWHNLHDFCQRHALHLMFTIKYGLFERRQQGAWQSNEVESLLKYSHEHGQTIEVLELGNELNAYWAFHGFTSQPSAKNLAKDYDTFTRCVRQHSPHSKIAGPGSAFWPRIGEAVKPLSNISSTFLASLEEKIDIVDWHYYPFQSSRSPVRTRAATINNILSPNSLKDYEKYSMQLDKWRNQYQPKAELWTGETGSAQCGGQAKLSDRFVSCFWWADQLGRGAKIGQKVMIRQSLIGGDYALINRNTLKPNPDYWVSWLWGKLMGEDVFAVQSNDPFVQTYCHSAKKEGKCTLLIINMSAKPKIMNCQGFGSKKKRFEITADSLTSKKIRINGIKPKFNKGRVALKDFPKLSKLNLVSPYSISFWCFTV; translated from the coding sequence ATGACCAAGGTTGACGCGAGGTTTTTGTCTTTTTCTATCGATATCTCTGTTCTGGCAGGCGGATTTTGGTGGGAAGGCAGTAAAGGTACCCAGCGAGGATTGGGAACGCAGCGTGTCGAGCCGTTAGATCTAAACCAGCCAAAGCTAGACCAACTTATCAAAGCGCTTGGACCTGCCTATGTTCGCGTTGGCGGGTCAGAAGCCGATAAAGTACATTATTTTACCAGTCTCAAAAACGCTTCTACTGAGCAACCTGATCCGCTCGTTCTCACAAAAGAAATGTGGCATAACCTACACGACTTTTGCCAGCGTCATGCTTTACACCTCATGTTCACCATAAAGTACGGCCTATTTGAGCGACGTCAACAAGGCGCATGGCAATCGAATGAAGTGGAATCATTACTAAAATACAGCCATGAGCACGGACAAACTATCGAGGTACTTGAGTTAGGCAACGAGCTCAATGCTTACTGGGCGTTCCACGGATTCACCTCGCAACCCAGTGCCAAAAATCTCGCCAAAGACTACGACACCTTTACTCGATGCGTTCGACAACACAGTCCACACAGTAAAATTGCCGGTCCAGGCAGTGCCTTTTGGCCGAGGATCGGTGAGGCCGTCAAACCACTAAGCAATATCTCATCCACTTTTCTGGCAAGCCTAGAGGAAAAAATCGACATCGTAGATTGGCATTATTACCCCTTCCAAAGTAGCCGCTCGCCAGTGAGAACACGCGCTGCCACCATTAACAATATCCTGTCGCCAAACTCTTTAAAGGACTATGAAAAATACTCGATGCAACTCGATAAGTGGCGCAACCAATATCAACCAAAAGCAGAACTTTGGACCGGAGAAACAGGCTCAGCACAATGCGGCGGACAAGCCAAACTGTCTGATCGTTTTGTCTCCTGTTTCTGGTGGGCGGATCAATTAGGACGAGGGGCGAAAATCGGCCAAAAAGTCATGATAAGGCAAAGCCTAATTGGTGGAGACTATGCCCTAATCAATCGCAATACGTTAAAACCAAACCCTGATTATTGGGTCAGCTGGTTATGGGGAAAGCTAATGGGTGAAGACGTTTTTGCCGTACAAAGTAACGACCCTTTTGTGCAAACTTACTGCCACAGTGCAAAAAAAGAAGGCAAATGCACACTGCTTATCATCAACATGTCGGCCAAGCCAAAAATTATGAACTGCCAAGGATTTGGATCAAAGAAAAAACGTTTCGAAATCACAGCAGATTCACTCACCTCAAAAAAAATTCGCATCAATGGCATCAAACCTAAGTTTAATAAAGGACGAGTGGCCTTAAAAGATTTCCCTAAGCTATCAAAGCTAAACCTCGTCAGCCCTTACAGTATTAGTTTTTGGTGTTTTACGGTGTGA
- the fepB gene encoding Fe2+-enterobactin ABC transporter substrate-binding protein has translation MVNNIPIFGRFLALFVFCFFLAACDQTSSQTSLLKIGQVEKNNSGWPRSIMTREGLLTLDKQPSRIVSTSVTLSGTLLAINAPLVASGATMANTSVAAEQGFMRQWANVADERGVIPLYQTEPNAEAIIKANPDLIIISATGGDSALKLYDQLKDIAPILVIGYDDKSWIQLADILGNILGLEEQAKTITQRFEKSLKETKSMITLPPQPTTAMVYYQDGTGANIWTTESAQGRILQELGFTIADIPESVKGNISMGMRNDIVIATGERFPDAVMGNSVLLFSASKDREKAFKENHYLRETSAVKNNQVFAVGDDTFRLDYYSATNFLKQLQTQFGHQTHVQ, from the coding sequence ATGGTTAACAATATTCCGATATTTGGTCGATTCTTAGCACTCTTTGTTTTTTGTTTTTTTCTGGCGGCCTGCGATCAAACGTCATCACAAACCTCTTTATTAAAAATAGGTCAGGTCGAGAAAAACAACTCTGGATGGCCCAGAAGCATCATGACTCGTGAAGGTTTGCTCACTCTAGATAAACAACCAAGCAGGATTGTTTCCACCAGCGTCACCTTGTCTGGCACATTACTCGCAATCAATGCACCACTTGTTGCTTCTGGCGCGACCATGGCGAACACCAGCGTCGCGGCAGAACAAGGTTTCATGCGTCAATGGGCAAACGTAGCGGACGAACGAGGCGTTATTCCGCTTTATCAAACAGAGCCCAATGCTGAGGCCATTATCAAAGCGAATCCAGACCTGATCATTATCTCTGCAACGGGTGGCGACTCGGCACTAAAACTCTACGATCAGCTAAAAGACATAGCCCCCATTCTGGTCATTGGCTATGACGACAAAAGTTGGATTCAACTGGCTGATATTTTGGGGAACATTCTTGGCCTTGAAGAACAAGCTAAAACCATCACACAGCGCTTTGAAAAGAGTTTAAAAGAAACGAAATCGATGATCACCCTACCACCTCAACCAACCACTGCCATGGTGTATTACCAAGACGGCACAGGCGCAAACATTTGGACAACCGAGTCCGCCCAAGGTCGCATTTTACAAGAACTAGGATTCACCATTGCTGACATTCCAGAATCCGTCAAAGGCAATATCAGTATGGGCATGCGTAACGATATAGTCATTGCCACTGGTGAGCGATTCCCAGATGCCGTTATGGGTAACTCCGTCCTGTTATTTTCAGCTTCCAAGGACAGAGAAAAAGCGTTCAAAGAAAACCATTACTTACGTGAAACAAGCGCCGTAAAAAATAACCAAGTATTCGCGGTGGGTGATGACACCTTTCGCTTGGACTACTACAGCGCCACTAACTTTCTCAAGCAATTACAAACTCAGTTTGGACACCAAACTCATGTCCAGTAA
- the fepD gene encoding Fe(3+)-siderophore ABC transporter permease — MSSNSLAREKIPNTKPLNTTTSTTSNKRYAWLLASILLLFVIMVASLCIGAKPLSLDQLWNVLIGKEHGIAEIIIFEGRLPRTLNGLFVGMALGTSGALIQAITRNPLADPGILGVNLGASLAIAIAIVFLGATQLTEFFYYAALGAFLASLLVYFVGSMGGGKVDPLKLTLAGVAIGAVFGGLSSALTLFNPVAFDQVRFWSVGSLDIRTLSVPLFIAPVVIVGCLLAVAITPALNAFSLGDSLAAALGSKPARIQVVGLIAITLLCGAATAAAGPIGFVSLMMPHIARWMVGPDQRWIIPFSFILTPILLLSADIIGRVLITGELRVSIVTAFIGAPILIYLVRRKGATGL, encoded by the coding sequence ATGTCCAGTAACAGCTTAGCGAGAGAAAAAATACCTAATACCAAGCCACTTAATACAACGACATCGACGACTAGCAACAAGCGCTACGCTTGGCTGCTGGCTTCCATCCTTTTATTATTTGTCATTATGGTGGCCAGTTTATGCATTGGCGCAAAGCCCTTATCGCTAGATCAGCTTTGGAATGTCTTAATCGGCAAAGAACATGGTATTGCCGAAATCATCATTTTTGAAGGTCGACTCCCTAGAACCTTAAACGGACTTTTTGTTGGCATGGCGCTTGGCACCTCTGGTGCACTGATTCAAGCCATCACTCGCAACCCCCTTGCCGACCCAGGCATACTCGGCGTTAACTTAGGCGCCAGTCTGGCTATCGCGATTGCTATTGTTTTTCTGGGGGCGACTCAGCTTACTGAATTCTTCTATTACGCGGCGCTCGGTGCTTTCTTAGCCAGTTTGTTAGTATATTTTGTTGGCAGCATGGGAGGCGGAAAAGTCGACCCTCTTAAGCTGACCTTAGCAGGCGTGGCGATTGGCGCCGTCTTTGGCGGGTTAAGTTCCGCTCTCACACTGTTTAATCCGGTCGCGTTTGATCAAGTTCGCTTTTGGTCCGTTGGCAGTTTAGATATTCGAACGCTGTCTGTACCGCTGTTTATTGCCCCTGTGGTTATCGTTGGCTGCCTTCTGGCTGTTGCCATTACACCTGCTTTAAACGCATTTAGCTTAGGAGATTCCTTAGCCGCTGCACTGGGAAGTAAACCCGCTCGAATCCAAGTAGTGGGGTTGATAGCGATTACTCTGCTTTGTGGCGCCGCAACCGCCGCCGCAGGGCCCATTGGCTTTGTCAGCTTGATGATGCCCCATATAGCCCGCTGGATGGTCGGTCCAGATCAACGCTGGATTATTCCTTTCAGCTTTATTTTGACGCCTATTCTGCTATTAAGCGCAGATATTATTGGGCGAGTATTGATTACTGGCGAACTGCGAGTCTCGATTGTGACTGCTTTTATCGGTGCGCCAATCTTAATTTATTTGGTGCGAAGAAAAGGTGCGACAGGATTATGA
- a CDS encoding FecCD family ABC transporter permease, translating into MKNRFLSKNASTPLATTLPTLITTLFSLLLIFATLFFGEHITNNFHDIWQLVTGSADRYQSIVVWQWRASRLFAALIIGAALGVSGAVFQSLVRNPLGSPDITGFNVGAFTGVLISIALFGNLYWLSVFSAILGGLFSALLVYLFAYRDGHSGFRLIIVGIAISATLTAFNQWLSLTVSLETAMTAALWSAGSLNGMTWSRILPAALLITVFLICAFLLNTRMKLLEMGDDTAAALGVSVNKSRLILMFVGVALTAVATAITGPIAFISLAAPQIARRLANSANVSLGSSALVGAILLLLADFIAQHGWENSTLPVGLVTISLGGIYLVYLITREGKL; encoded by the coding sequence ATGAAAAACCGCTTTTTGTCCAAAAACGCTTCTACCCCGTTGGCAACCACACTACCTACTCTCATCACGACACTCTTCAGCTTACTGCTCATCTTCGCCACGTTATTTTTTGGTGAACACATTACCAATAATTTTCACGATATTTGGCAATTAGTAACAGGGAGCGCTGATCGTTATCAGTCTATCGTGGTATGGCAATGGCGAGCTTCTCGCTTATTTGCGGCGCTGATCATTGGCGCAGCGCTTGGCGTCAGTGGCGCAGTGTTTCAATCGTTGGTGCGTAACCCGCTTGGTAGCCCAGACATAACGGGCTTTAACGTAGGAGCTTTTACGGGCGTTTTGATCTCCATCGCACTGTTTGGCAATTTATATTGGCTAAGTGTTTTCAGTGCCATTTTAGGTGGGCTATTTTCTGCGCTACTGGTCTATTTGTTCGCCTATCGGGATGGTCATTCTGGCTTCCGTTTGATCATTGTTGGCATCGCCATTAGCGCAACGCTCACCGCTTTTAACCAATGGTTGTCACTCACTGTATCATTGGAAACCGCCATGACAGCAGCCTTGTGGAGTGCCGGATCGTTAAATGGTATGACATGGTCTCGCATCCTTCCCGCTGCACTCTTGATTACGGTCTTTCTGATCTGTGCTTTCCTACTGAATACGCGCATGAAATTATTAGAAATGGGCGACGACACCGCTGCAGCCTTGGGAGTGTCGGTTAACAAGAGTCGCCTTATATTAATGTTTGTCGGCGTGGCACTCACCGCCGTTGCCACCGCCATTACAGGCCCTATTGCCTTTATCTCGCTTGCAGCGCCACAAATTGCCCGTCGTTTGGCGAATAGCGCCAATGTGTCGCTCGGTTCTTCAGCTTTGGTTGGCGCGATATTATTGCTACTTGCTGACTTTATTGCACAACACGGTTGGGAAAATTCCACCCTACCGGTAGGACTGGTTACCATCAGTTTGGGTGGCATTTATCTAGTCTATTTGATTACTCGGGAAGGCAAACTATGA
- a CDS encoding ABC transporter ATP-binding protein → MTSQSSISLGTESVTLSYDQNIITQDLSIHIPEGKFSVIVGPNGCGKSTLLRAMSRLLKPQSGQVLLNGKNIHSLATRDVAKILGLLPQSAIAPDGIKVVDLVARGRFPHQKWFQPWREQDQDAVDAAMKATDITHFAQLNVDQLSGGQRQRVWVAMALAQKTPLLLLDEPTTYLDIAHQIELMDLFQDLNRLQGHTIVAVLHDLNHACRYADNLIAMKSGQVVATGTPNDIVTETLIETVFGLPCIILEDPISGTPLVIPKGRQ, encoded by the coding sequence ATGACATCGCAATCATCCATTTCACTTGGCACAGAATCAGTCACCCTAAGTTATGACCAAAACATCATTACACAAGACCTTTCCATTCATATTCCTGAGGGTAAATTCAGCGTTATCGTCGGACCAAACGGCTGTGGAAAGTCCACCTTGTTACGCGCGATGAGCCGGCTACTTAAACCACAATCCGGCCAAGTTTTACTTAATGGAAAAAACATCCATTCACTGGCAACTCGTGATGTTGCAAAAATATTAGGCCTGCTACCACAAAGCGCCATTGCTCCAGACGGTATTAAAGTAGTCGACCTGGTTGCCCGTGGACGCTTTCCTCACCAAAAATGGTTTCAGCCTTGGCGTGAACAAGATCAAGATGCGGTGGATGCAGCAATGAAAGCAACGGACATCACCCACTTTGCCCAACTTAATGTAGATCAATTGTCCGGTGGACAACGACAGCGTGTTTGGGTTGCTATGGCGTTAGCGCAAAAAACACCTCTGCTATTACTGGACGAACCAACCACGTATTTGGACATTGCCCATCAGATTGAATTAATGGATTTATTTCAAGATTTGAACCGACTACAAGGCCATACCATAGTGGCCGTATTACATGATCTTAACCACGCCTGTCGATACGCTGATAACCTGATCGCCATGAAGTCTGGACAAGTTGTCGCCACAGGCACACCTAATGACATTGTCACGGAGACATTAATTGAAACGGTATTCGGACTGCCTTGTATTATTTTAGAAGATCCCATTTCAGGCACACCATTGGTCATTCCAAAAGGCCGACAATAA
- the entS gene encoding enterobactin transporter EntS: MSKSKIMLDFSLLKTNANFRAIFIARLMSVLGIGMLNVAVPVQIYELTGSSLQVGFAVALDGMGMFVGLMLGGVLADRMDRKWLILASRFICGVGFVLLALNAYLSEPSLWAVYAISLWDGFFSAIGLTALMASIPHLVGRENIPTAGALSMLVVRIGSVISPAIAGVVIVSFGVTWNYTLAAIGTLCTLITLVTLPNMKPEKGGPQEHPIKSLLDGFTFVFTHKVIRAVVALGTLEAVTKSIRILFPALAATAFGGGAFEVGLMYSAVPVGSTLGALTSGWIRGLRRPGVVMLITAFLSFLCVASLGVMGHLALMLGALAVFGYLGSIGGLLQYSIVQGHTPDNMLGRIGSFWTAQDVVGDSAGALGIGVIVKVLSPVMGLVSLGLGCAVATLFVGAGVRSLREASWIDTSLFPPEPDAMKDTKNTVAEVA, encoded by the coding sequence ATGTCAAAATCAAAGATCATGTTGGATTTTAGTCTGCTAAAAACCAACGCTAATTTCCGCGCTATTTTCATTGCCCGTTTGATGTCTGTATTGGGCATAGGTATGTTGAATGTGGCGGTGCCAGTACAAATTTATGAGTTAACAGGGTCTAGCTTACAGGTTGGTTTTGCTGTCGCGTTAGATGGCATGGGCATGTTTGTAGGACTGATGTTGGGCGGTGTTTTGGCCGACAGGATGGATCGTAAATGGCTGATTTTAGCCTCGCGCTTTATTTGTGGTGTGGGGTTTGTACTGCTGGCATTGAATGCGTACCTTTCTGAGCCAAGCCTTTGGGCTGTTTATGCCATTTCACTGTGGGATGGTTTCTTCAGCGCCATTGGACTGACCGCATTAATGGCGTCTATTCCTCATTTGGTTGGACGAGAAAATATTCCTACCGCAGGCGCATTGAGCATGCTGGTTGTTCGCATTGGTTCGGTCATTTCACCTGCCATAGCGGGTGTGGTGATTGTGTCATTTGGTGTTACTTGGAATTACACCTTGGCCGCTATTGGCACTCTTTGCACCCTGATTACGTTGGTGACTTTGCCGAACATGAAGCCAGAAAAAGGTGGTCCACAAGAGCATCCCATTAAATCTTTATTGGATGGTTTTACTTTTGTCTTTACGCATAAAGTGATTCGCGCTGTGGTGGCGTTAGGCACGCTAGAGGCCGTTACCAAATCCATTCGAATTTTGTTCCCTGCTTTGGCGGCAACGGCTTTTGGCGGTGGGGCGTTTGAGGTCGGCCTTATGTATTCCGCTGTGCCAGTGGGGTCAACTTTAGGTGCATTAACCAGTGGTTGGATACGCGGTTTACGGCGTCCAGGCGTGGTGATGCTAATAACGGCTTTCTTGTCTTTTTTATGTGTTGCGTCTTTGGGGGTAATGGGGCATTTAGCGTTGATGCTAGGGGCGTTAGCGGTGTTTGGTTATCTTGGTTCTATTGGCGGTTTACTGCAGTATTCGATTGTACAAGGCCATACACCGGATAATATGTTGGGTCGAATTGGTAGTTTTTGGACGGCGCAAGATGTCGTCGGCGACTCTGCTGGGGCATTAGGGATTGGGGTGATTGTCAAAGTACTGTCGCCGGTGATGGGGCTGGTAAGTCTAGGGCTTGGCTGTGCCGTAGCAACTTTGTTTGTCGGCGCGGGCGTTCGATCACTTCGAGAAGCTAGTTGGATTGATACCAGCCTTTTCCCGCCAGAGCCTGACGCTATGAAAGACACAAAGAATACTGTGGCTGAAGTGGCATAA